TCAGGGCTTAGATTGTCTGGCTACCTTTGGGAGTCTACCAATCACTCAAGACTGGGCCTGTCAAGGTTTCTTCTCTTCCCACCCAGCATCAATTTCCagtttccctctttcccttagttttcccatcatCAGAGAAAGCCTAAATAACTCACTGACAtgattgttggttttttttaaatccaaatttAGTCAaacatctaaaaaatgaaattcacagAAATAAATCCAAAgtggcttggggggagggggaaaacaCAAGGAAGGTCGGCTGCATCCAGCAGCCTTTAGCAAAATGAAACACTTTAATAAAAAGTAGGCCTGGGTAGATGTAGGGGCCCAACCTGAGAAACCaaaaaggtggggggagggcaggCCCAGATAGACAAATGACACGTTCCCAAGCTACCCCCGGATTCTCAGATCAAGGTGGGTTGAATAGGGTCAGCCTCGACTCCTCAGCCTAGCTAACCAGAACCAAGTCTGCAGCCCCTCCGCAGAAACAAAACTCTTAGGGCCTAAGATACCCCCAACCTCATGCCATCTAGGTCAGAGAATCATGAGCACCCCCCCAAAAAGAAGCCAAAAtcccacacatacatacacacacacagacccacACGCACACCCCAACACACGTGCCCCTCCAAAGGAACAAGGGAGGAGCCCCGTGCAGCTTTCCTGTCTCCTTCCCCACCAAAGAAAGTGTCCACCAGGCAAGGATTTGGAATCTGAGATTGGGGACCAGCCTCTTTCCCTTGGGGGCAGGGTAAGAGAGACAAGACAGGTGAGCCTGCGGGCTGCTCCCcacttcccttctttccactTTAACTAAAGGCCAGAGGAGTCAggcctcatttctttctctctctctctctctctctctctctctctctctctctctctctctctctctctcacatacacacactcacacacacacacacgctatATACAGGCCACACATGCTTCCACACtcaagacaattttttaaaaatgacaccCCCCCagtccccccaacccccaaacgACAGAACAGACAGAGACAGTAGCGGAGATCGGTAGGAAACATCTCGTTGACAGCTcagagcttaaaaaaaattatatacacatatataaaaaagacTGCTGCCCTGAGGGGCAGGGGGAGCTCCTTCCTGCAAGGGTTAGCCAGGGCAGGAGGACTCAGGACCACCCCCATCTTCTTAAAGGACCCCCTGCAAATGTCCCCATACCCCCAGTTCCAACGCAGTGGTCAAGGCAACCAGTCACACAGGGGGCGGGAGAATGAGCGTAGGGCACAGCTTCAGAACTCCCTCCCCCAAATGGAGAAAGTGGGGAGAAGGGCCACACTCCACCCTTCAAAGCCTCTCCACCCCCCTGAAAACCCATTCCAACCCCTGTGcacccctccttccctccagcccCATTCCAATGTCCATGCTAGGAGCTGTAAGTGCAGTGAGACCCATGGTCCAGGGTGGGCagctggaggggggggggggacaaaggGGGACTGTGAAGAGATCCTGGGAGTAGGgttgaggaggaaggaagggtagACACTGGCTCAGTCTGATGGTCATTCCCCCGGAGGCTCCCCCAGGACTAATATCTCTCTAAGGTTGCAGAGTCCTAGCCTGGGctccccccaccctcaccccccccatgcattttgctttaaaaaaaaaaatggggttgGGTGGGAGCAGAACTAGAgggggtgaaaaaaaaaaaaggagtcacaGAGGGGACTCTCCCTTCAACCCCTTCCTACCCCACAGGGCCCCCCTCCCAGCCCCTCCAAAGGCTTTCCTAGTCCCCTGGGGGTACAGAGGCAGGCCTGGCCTCCCCCCAGGGCTCAGTTGGAGTCGGAGTCAGAAGAGTCCCCCGAGGAGGATGAgctggagctgctcccctctgaCTCATTGTCTTCATCTTCATCCTCGTCCTCATCTTCATCgtcatcctcttcatcatcatcattctgaAAGAGTTAAAGAATAGCACTGAGATGGGGGGAGGGACTCTGCCCCATCTTTTCTCTAGGGACGGTGGGAGTCCTTGGCCACAGGGAGGAACAGAACCTTAAATCCAGCAGCCATGGGAATGTACCTTAAAAGAGGTCTGGTCAGGGGCAATGGGGTGGCTTGGAGGattaagagagccaggcctagagacaggaggtcctgggttcaaatctgtcctcagacactccctCACTGGGTGAGcctgggtaagttacttcacccccactgcccggcccttaccactcttctgccttagaagcgatactcagtattgactctaagaggtCCCGGCCTCCTTGTCAATGGCCTTGCCTTCACTCTCCCATCCGAATGCCTCCTCGAGCCTGTTCTAGCCGCCACTCTCCTGAGCGCTTACCTCATCCCCATCCTCGCTCTCATCCTCACTGCTAGACTCGGAAGAGTCGCCCCCCTCATCGGAGGAGTCcccattttcatcatcatcatcatcctcttcgtcctcttcctcttcctcgtCGTCATCGTCGTCGTCCTCGGACTCCTGCGGGCAGGAGAGAAAGACCCTTGTGGTCCATGGGGAGCTCTCCCTGCCCGGGGGCGATGCCACCCCCTCTCTCCCGTCCCCCCCACTCACCGACTTGGACTGCATGGTGGGCTTAGACTTGGGGTTTGGGCCTCGAAGCTTGGTCATGCTCTTGCGTTTCTGTGGGAGAGCGATGGGAAGGTGAGCAGAGCGCCTGGCCGCTCTTCAgaccctccctcctctcctgccCTCGGCCCCAGACTCACATTAGAAATGTATTCTTTGTAAGCAGCGCGGTCCTGGGGGGACAGACTCTGGAGGGCAAGAAGGCAGACAGGTGTGAGAGGAGGCAGCATTCTCCTTTTATGGAAATCTGGGCGACACCCCCATCCCACAACCCCCCAAATGCAAAATCTCCACAAAGGATTTGGAGGGAGAACGGCACAAGGTTAGGACTGGCAGAGGGATCAGTTATTAGTATTTCTTCTTAAACTTTtacttttggtcttagaatcaatattgcgtaatggttccaaggcaaaagagtagcaagggctgggccatgggggtgaagtgacttgcctaggaaatgtctgaggccagatttgaacccagcacaccttctgtctctaggtctggccctctCAATCCAtgaagccacctagctggccccggTCAgctattaataaacatttctcttcttttacttCCACCAGGAAGCCTGTGGTGGACTGATCTGACACTTGGAAGCGGTTTCTTTTTAACCTACTTAGCTACAACCACCTGCTAAGTTTGGTTCCATATGTGTGAGCCCTACAGTTTTAAGGGATGAAGGCCAGTCCTGGTCTCTCTCTGGCTCCCTATCCCTCCTTTGGGGGACAAGATGCCAGGGCCAGGGAAACAGGCTTGTTGGACCTGGGAGTTAGGAGACCTGTGGGGTCATCCTGCCCCGGACACTGTGCCACAAACAAGGCCAAGTTTTCCAGAGACCTCTCAAGAggtttttcctcatttctaaaatgagcaaGTCAATAACTGTACTACTGTCTGTCCCACTGAGTTCTTTTAAGGGGTGccctttgcaaaccctaaagctcTACTCCTTTGTTGggtgaataatttttaaaaatccttgtctTCTatctcagtattaattctaagacagaaaagtgtctggggctaggcaatgggagttaagtgacttgcccatagccagaaatgtctgaggctaaatttgaacccagggcctcagtctctatccactttgctactgAGCTGGTTCTATTagtgagtaatttttaaaatgaagtggaACGTGATTAGATTAATTATACAGCTAGTTCTGAGCAGCTGCTTGCCACTGCCAGCAAACCCAACATGGATTTTTGGAATACTGGATACCTTCTGTCTCCACTTTTGCTAAGTCCTCCCCGCCCCACCATCCCACCTCATTTTACTATTACTATaataaaggtaataataataatgatgatgatgatgatgatagcatctagcatttttatagtacttttaagatttataaagtccTTTACGAATATCTCATTTCCTAACAACCTGGGCTAtggtttggtcatttcagtcatgttcctctttttggggtcttcttggcaaagatactggagggatttgttatttccttctccaactcattttacagatgaggaaactgagaacagggcggagtaacttgcccagggtcacccagctaggaagcatctgaggctggatttgaactcagatgggCCTGAGaggtccaaggtcacccagtggAAAACCATGTCCACTGCGGGCATCATCGCAGCCAACACAGGCCAGACCAGAGCTTCCCCTGAGAGGAATCCTCAGGCTtcacagtgcttgacacagtgCCAAGAACTTTGTGATGGGGCACCAATCTGTTTTAACCATTACCAGCTATGAGACTCCACCAAGGAGTAGAGGAATGGATTTAGAGCCAAAGACTCCAGTGCAaatcctagccatgtgatcctgggcaaatcattcaacatctgggcctcagtttgctcatctgtaaaatgaaggggttggcccctaccagctccaaatctaggatcctactaatttctctgggcctcagtttcctcatctgtaaaattgtggAGTTGGCTCTAAACCTACAATCCTATGAATTCTTGTAGCTTGAGTTTCCTTGTCTGAGAGAGAGAATAATCCTTGTTGCTTACCTACTCTGTGTGTGGCTGCTACTGTGAGGGGAGCACTCTGAAATCTCCAAAGTGCTATGGGATGGTGACTCATGTGGggatctccctcctccctctgcaCCCTGACTCTCACCTTGACCCAGAGGTCCAAGTGCACCTTGTATTGCTTTTGTTGCTCCTCTGCCAGTTTCTTGTAATGTTCCTTCTGGCCCTGGGAAATCCGTTGCCACCGGCTGCCAATCTCCACCATTCTCTCTTTCAGGGGCAGGTGGTTCAGCTCCCCATTGGACAGCAGTTCCTGGGAGAACTTCTGGTAACCATTCCTAAGGGGGAAGTGACCAGAGATCCCTGTCACAACTCCAGCCCTGGGAAGAGCCTGTGCACCACagcccacccccctccccaggcATTGACTCACATGGGGGGCTTTTTGGGCTCCCCCTGGAACTTCATCTTCTTGGAGGAATTGGCAGCTGCTGGGGGAGCCCGCATCTCACTCAGTTCTCTCTACAAGATAATGGGGAAAAGCTCCCATTAGTGCCCAAGACCCATCCACCCACCCTAGCCCTCAAAGACATGCCACTGATCCTTAACCTCGTCCATTCAGAGCATGCCAGGATATAATGCAACCCAAGTCTACgagcctttattaagcatctactagggGCTGCCAGGAACAATGCTAATCCCTGCCCTTCACCCAGGCcaggaagaaatgaagcaagggCACGAAGCTGGGCACTGTACCCCAAAGGAGTCAAGGAGGAAAAGGACCAGTAGTTACAAAGATGTTTGTAGTTGCTCTTTTGGTAGTGGTGAAGGACTGGAAACTAAGGGGGCATCCACCttctggggaatgactaaataaattatgggGTCATGTAAAGAACAGAACAATTGCCCCGCAACAAAAGAAGGGGGCTTCTCTTAGAAGCCTGAGGACTTGGATTGAGCAATAGTACAAGAGCCCTGGGCAGGGTACCAGTGAAGGAGTTTGGGCGTGCTCCACGTCGCCAAGCCTCTGGGGTCCCTCTCCCTGTATCCCCTCATACCTCATATCTCTTCTGGTCCTCAGCTGCCTTCTTAATCCACATcagcttttccttcttttccatgtTGTTCCAGGTTACCTCCATAGCCTTCAGGGCTTTCACCCGGTCATTCTGGCCAAGGAGAGGACAAGGGTCAGCAGTGAGGAGGGTCCCGAGTCAGCAGGAGGAGGGGGGTCTCCACCCCGGCCCACATGCACTCCAAGCAGGCCTGCTCACTTGGGCTCGAGGATGAGGAGGCGTCTTCTCCCTCCCCTTGGCAACTCCATCAGCCCCACTCCCCTCACCCCGCCTTCCAACCTTGAAACGTGCCAGGTAGTCTCCGATGACGCTCTGCTGCCAGATCTCCTCTGCAGTCTTGGGCGACTCGGGCAGCTTTCCCCGCTCCTCCCTCTCCGTGCCCGGCTTCCTCTCGGACTGTGCCTTCAGGGCCGCCTCCCTCGCCTTATACTTGGCCTGGCGGCGGGAGGGTGGGAAAGGGCAGTCAGTGCCTCGGCTGCCTTGAGggacccccacccccagcctcctAAGAACTAGGATCCCTCTGCAGGGAAGAGAGATGGTTCAAGCCCCCAGGGAGGGCTCCCCGAGCTACTGCTCTGCCTATGCCCACCCCATGAGGCCTCTAGCTGGGGCTGTGCGGAGCttgccagagttcaaatcctgcctccagacacttactagctctgtgactctgggcaagtcactggccCTCTCTATGCTCTTTTCATcggtaaaatgagggagttggccctttctctaactctaaatctatgatcctttgatccaGTCCTCTAGAGCCGCCCAAGAGGCACACATAACCTGGCCGTGTAATGATAACTTTTATATGGCACTTCTATAGGCCCTGTGCGAAGCACAAGCTACCGAGGAGAAGCgctttacaaaatattatttcatttgataccaCCACCTCgtgaggaaagtgctattatGAATCCcattttagaggaggaaaataGAGGCCCACAAAGgcgaagtaacttgcccaggtcccatcgctagtaagtgtctgaggcgggatctGACCTTTGCGCCTCTCCGCTGGGCCCCCCGACCTGCCTCGAGCGGCCTGCCTTAGGAGGGAGGGCTGCTGGGTAACAGGCACACGTGTGGGGGTGACGCCGTCTCCCTCGGAGCATCCTTGAGAGGCCAGGCCGCTCTTACACTGGCTGCCTCGAGGAGCCTTCTTCCTCGCCCCCCACAGCTTCCCTCAGCGTCCCCGTCTGTGAGACGAGGGGGTCGCGCTCAGCGGCCTTTAAGGCCTTTCCTTGTAGGAGCTAGAAAAGGCGGCGCTCTCTGACCACCCCCCAACCTTCTTCTTCTCGGACAGGTCATTCCACATGCGTGCCAAGAGCCGGGTCAGCTCGCTCTCTGACAGCTCAGGCCGCTCCTCCTGCAGCTGGCGTCGCTTTTCCTCTGAGAAGATGAACATGGCGGAGACGGGCCGCTTGGGCTTCTCGGATCCACCCTAGCAAAGAAGGAAGCTGAGCACGATCTGGTAGGATTCTCAGAGCCCATCAAACAGCCCGGGGCACACACCAGCACCCCAGGGGACTCGTACAGGGCACCACTCCACTCGGTCCATCGCTTACCTTGCTACCATCTGGAGAAGGTTTCTTTGAGGCAGGGCTGGTGGCTCGCTTCCTATTGATGCCCAACATCTTCTCCTCTCCCAGGACACGCTGCTGTTCTTCCTCAGGCAGGCtctgaggaggggggaagggacaTGGGTTTGGGGGctgctctttccttcctgcctgccttcctgTCTGAGCCCCTGGAAGGGGAGCCAGGAAATTCTAAGCTGCTACCTAAGCTCTGCCCTGGGGTCATAGGGATCACCTATGTATGGCTGTGTCTCAGAGGCCAaactcctcatcttttttttttttaaaaacaaatgaggaaattgagtttcagGAATCATAAGTGGCTCCTCTAAGGCCACACAGGCTGATAAGTGCCAGAggtggggtttgaacccaggtcctctgccttGAGAGCCAGGGCTCTAGGAAGGGAGAATAAAATGACTATAATTAACATTTACCTAGCATTTACTACATGTCAAACATGGTTCTAagtgctataataataataatagtttgcatttataaaacactttactaTGCACCGGGTACAGTGCTAAGTAtgttaataataactattatcataaaataaatataacttatATACATGTGCAAGGCACAGTGctgctttaataataatagttaccaTTACATAATAtgctctatctctatctctagttTATACATACTGATTACCTTGTGCATTTAATAATAATGGTTATAGAGGgggatggctaggtggctcagtggatggagagccaggcctggagacaggaggtcctgggttcaaatgtggtctccaatacttcctagctgtgtgaccctggaggagTCACttactctcattgcctagcccttaccactcttttgccttggaaccaatacacagtattgattctaagacaaaaggtaatagactcaaaaatatatatataaataatataacatatattatttacatatagcacttatgtgccaggcataaaaCTAAGTgctttaataataatacttgtattaaTTATGATATTTAGTGTATTAACACAATGAATGATTTAATAATTACATAAAgtattatttatatagtgcttatgtGTTAGACATAGTGCTAAGggctttattaataataattatgcaatattttgtaacattttatatatagcaCTTATATACCAAACACAGTGCTAAATACTTTAATAACTTATTATTACAGTTTATTATTAGTTttgataaattaataattattatatactattttcataTAGTGCTTAAGTGCTAGGCAGAGTGCTAATAATGATATTAGTTGACACTCATTTAGCACCTActaggtaccaggcactgtactaagcattttataattattttatcattttagcctcacaacaaccctgggaggagggGGCTatggttatccccattttagagatgaggaaactgagacaaagtgaAGTAGGTTACCCAAGGTTACCCAACCACTTAAGTgacagaagctggatttgaattcaggtcttcctgactcccaagtctaatgctctatctactatgccaccttgttgagcttctcctcttcttccaacTAACAAAGGCTCCTGGCCTGCCAGGGTGGTTCATGTAGGTTTGTATGAATGTGATGACAACTCCACTTGACTTGTCAGCCTGTGACATCTAGATTAAAAACTAGGAGTCTGTCTTGCTGGTTACCCTCCCCCTAGCTAGACCCGGTCCCAGGATCCTCTGGATTCTCCTCTGCGACTCTGCCTTCATCCCTCTTCTCCCAGGGGCTGCCCATGTCCAGCACTCACCTCCAGAAAGCGCAGGAGTTCAATCtcataatctttctttttctggggAAGTAGGGAGGAGAGTTAGTCATGGTAGCctgtttttttcactcttttcagGGGAAGGCAAGGAGATAACTGGACAAGTTTGGCATTTAGATCCACTAAAGAAATGATTTATGTTTCCTAAATCTATAAAACTTCCCTCTAAGGTCTACAAAAATCATTCAGATGGTGTAGGAGGTGTGCAGAAAGGGGCATGCAGGGAGCAAACTGTAAAGGACTAAGTTTCtgaccagaaaaaaaatcttgaaatccTATGTTCTGAAGCACAAGGGCCTTTGCAGAAAAGATTTCTGGGTGCTGCTGCTATTTCAGGGAGGACAAGGTGGGTGCATGGGATGAGGGAGAAGGATGAGGAGGGAATGGGGAGCACTTCTCAGAAGGTCGTTCAGGGACTCCTGAGGCCCCACAGGAAAGTTTCGGTTTATCTAccaggtcaaaactattttcaaaatctctcttccttctctccctccctcttttcccctgtatgtctctttcttcccctctctctgatTATTTCCcccactttctgtctctctcttcctccttctctctgactctccccctctctctcttctctctctcttctcttctctctctctccctctcccccatcccacttatcttctatcttagaattgatacaaatatcagttccaaggcaggagagcagggggtggagtcaagatgacagCTTAGtggcagcaaaagctgaaaccgttcatccaaggaagaagagcagtaagggccaggctattggagttaagtgacttgcccagagtcacacagttaggaagggactgaggtcagattcaaacctcggtccttccaactccaaacctagcactctatccactaagccaccaggCTGCCCCCACAATATTGTTAACAAAAGTTCTGTAGGggttcctcaataatttttacaaGTATAAAACAGGAGTCCTGAATCTACCAGATTTTGAAGATTGATGTTAAATGTTTGTGTCAGGCACTACTCTGGTGTCTAATGAAGCCCTTGGTCCCCtgctcagaagaatgtttttaaataactgaaaggaatgataaatttaaagttagagtttaatggggaaaaaaaaaaagagatctccCCTCAATCTAAGCTCATGGGCCCCCTCTTGTGGAGTCTAGGacctaggttaagaacctctggatGAAGCCATCCCTTGAAGAGGCACAGGTGTGGGTAGGGGAAGTGATGGGGATGTGGTGCCGACCCTCCATCGTggtcctctctcccctcctctcccaccACCCAGCCTGCACTCACCTGGTCACACTTCTTGTGGTAGGcatctttttctttctgggaAAGAAGCTTCCACTGCTGACTACAAAGCACCATTCTTTCTGTACTTGGGACGTCCTTCATGTTGGCCATGAGCTCCGCACAGTAGAGGGAGTAACTATTCCTGGGGGAGGGCGGAGGCATTGGGGGGGGGGTCATTAAGGAAGAAGCACCCGCTGCtccggggggtggggggtggtggtgggaggaATGAGGCTGCCTGTAGGTTACGGGCTGCCCCCCAGCCcccattcttcccctcccccttcttacGGAGGCGGCTTGGTGGGTCGTCCATCGAACTTGTCCTTGAGCTGCCGCTCGGCCTTTGTGAGGGTGGACTTGGTGATGCCTTCCTCACTGATGTTGAGCTCCGGGTGCTTCTGGATGTAGTCTCTCATGATCTCCTGCAGAATcagggagagggtggagggaGGGGCGAACGGGGGCGAGGGGTTAGCAGGGATAGCTTGCGAGAGGCCAGCCGCTTCTGGgcagaaaggggaggaagaaagaagctgGGGGGACGGGAGCAGCCAGCTCTCTGGCCATGCCCTCACCCCCTGGCAGAGGGGGGGTTGGGGGTTGGTTTAAAAGCGCCCTGCCCTGCTCTAGCCTGAGCCTTTAAGGGGGGtcaagggtggggggagggagaggaaagggggccACAATGGCCCCTCCCTCTATTTTGGGCCAGGGATTGAACACCTCCCTTCGCTCAGCCTGGAAGGAACTTCCCAAAACCAGAGCGAGGTGGCAATGGAGTAGAGTGGGTGAGGGTGGAGGGGTGAGGGGGCCCTCTGGGGGTCCCCTGCCCCGCCCCAAGTCATGAAGAGCTGGGGCGAGGGGCTGGGGGGCCCAGTGGTGGAATGCAGCGGAAGCCTGACCTCATACTCCTTCCGCTGCTCCAGGGCCTTATGAATCCATTTCAGCCTCTTTTTGTCCGAGAGCTGAGACCACTGCTTCCCCAGGGAGTCCTTCACCTCCTTCGTAGTGGCCTGGAAACCAAAAGCCGTCAGACACACACAGGCAGCCCgggcgggggtgggggaggggggcagagagACCCCCTCCCCCAAGGAGGGGGGGGCAGGAAGCCACGCGAGGACACATCAGCGTCCTCGACGGGCTGCAAGGGGAGGGTGGAGAGGAGGGTCCCCCCCTCTCTTGCAGGGTAACAAGCGTGCGCAGacactctctctcacacacacatactgtCCAGCCCCGGGCCTCGTCCATGCAATACGCCCCCTGCCCACGGGCTCTCCTTTCCTGCTCCCCACCGCCTTGCACGGTCCCTCCTGGCGCAGTGCCCCacacctccctccccccaaccctcccAGACCCCCAGCCCACTCACATCAGGGCGAACTTTCAGATAAACCTTCTTCTCATGGGTGTACCACAGCTGCTGAGGGGTTTTGGGTTTCTCGGGCACGTCCGACTTCTTGGCATTCTGGATTAGGTCAGGGTGATCCTCCCTAGCCAGAGGGTACCAG
The window above is part of the Gracilinanus agilis isolate LMUSP501 chromosome 4, AgileGrace, whole genome shotgun sequence genome. Proteins encoded here:
- the UBTF gene encoding nucleolar transcription factor 1 isoform X1, with the protein product MNGEADCPTDLEMAVPKGQDRWSQEDMLTLLECMKNNLPSNDSSKFKTTESHMDWEKVAFKDFSGDMCKLKWVEISNEVRKFRTLTELILDAQEHVKNPYKGKKLKKHPDFPKKPLTPYFRFFMEKRAKYAKLHPEMSNLDLTKILSKKYKELPEKKKMKYIQDFQREKQEFERNLARFREDHPDLIQNAKKSDVPEKPKTPQQLWYTHEKKVYLKVRPDATTKEVKDSLGKQWSQLSDKKRLKWIHKALEQRKEYEEIMRDYIQKHPELNISEEGITKSTLTKAERQLKDKFDGRPTKPPPNSYSLYCAELMANMKDVPSTERMVLCSQQWKLLSQKEKDAYHKKCDQKKKDYEIELLRFLESLPEEEQQRVLGEEKMLGINRKRATSPASKKPSPDGSKGGSEKPKRPVSAMFIFSEEKRRQLQEERPELSESELTRLLARMWNDLSEKKKAKYKAREAALKAQSERKPGTEREERGKLPESPKTAEEIWQQSVIGDYLARFKNDRVKALKAMEVTWNNMEKKEKLMWIKKAAEDQKRYERELSEMRAPPAAANSSKKMKFQGEPKKPPMNGYQKFSQELLSNGELNHLPLKERMVEIGSRWQRISQGQKEHYKKLAEEQQKQYKVHLDLWVKSLSPQDRAAYKEYISNKRKSMTKLRGPNPKSKPTMQSKSESEDDDDDDEEEEEDEEDDDDDENGDSSDEGGDSSESSSEDESEDGDENDDDEEDDDEDEDEDEDEDNESEGSSSSSSSSGDSSDSDSN
- the UBTF gene encoding nucleolar transcription factor 1 isoform X2, whose protein sequence is MNGEADCPTDLEMAVPKGQDRWSQEDMLTLLECMKNNLPSNDSSKFKTTESHMDWEKVAFKDFSGDMCKLKWVEISNEVRKFRTLTELILDAQEHVKNPYKGKKLKKHPDFPKKPLTPYFRFFMEKRAKYAKLHPEMSNLDLTKILSKKYKELPEKKKMKYIQDFQREKQEFERNLARFREDHPDLIQNAKKSDVPEKPKTPQQLWYTHEKKVYLKVRPDEIMRDYIQKHPELNISEEGITKSTLTKAERQLKDKFDGRPTKPPPNSYSLYCAELMANMKDVPSTERMVLCSQQWKLLSQKEKDAYHKKCDQKKKDYEIELLRFLESLPEEEQQRVLGEEKMLGINRKRATSPASKKPSPDGSKGGSEKPKRPVSAMFIFSEEKRRQLQEERPELSESELTRLLARMWNDLSEKKKAKYKAREAALKAQSERKPGTEREERGKLPESPKTAEEIWQQSVIGDYLARFKNDRVKALKAMEVTWNNMEKKEKLMWIKKAAEDQKRYERELSEMRAPPAAANSSKKMKFQGEPKKPPMNGYQKFSQELLSNGELNHLPLKERMVEIGSRWQRISQGQKEHYKKLAEEQQKQYKVHLDLWVKSLSPQDRAAYKEYISNKRKSMTKLRGPNPKSKPTMQSKSESEDDDDDDEEEEEDEEDDDDDENGDSSDEGGDSSESSSEDESEDGDENDDDEEDDDEDEDEDEDEDNESEGSSSSSSSSGDSSDSDSN